In the genome of Capra hircus breed San Clemente chromosome 5, ASM170441v1, whole genome shotgun sequence, one region contains:
- the WNT1 gene encoding proto-oncogene Wnt-1 — protein sequence MGHWALLPCWVSAALLLALAALPAALAANSSGRWWGIVNVASSTNLLTDSKSLQLVLEPSLQLLSRKQRRLIRQNPGILHSVSGGLQSAVRECKWQFRNRRWNCPTASGPHLFGKIVNRGCRETAFIFAITSAGVTHSVARSCSEGSIESCTCDYRRRGPGGPDWHWGGCSDNIDFGRLFGREFVDSGEKGRDLRFLMNLHNNEAGRTTVFSEMRQECKCHGMSGSCTVRTCWMRLPTLRAVGDVLRDRFDGASRVLYGNRGNNRASRAELLRLEPEDPAHKPPSPHDLVYFEKSPNFCTYSGRLGTAGTAGRACNSSSPALDGCELLCCGRGHRTRTQRVTERCNCTFHWCCHVSCRNCTHTRILHECL from the exons ATGGGGCACTGGGCGCTGCTGCCTTGCTGGGTTTCTGCTGCGTTGTTGCTGGCGCTGGCCGCTCTGCCTGCAGCCCTGGCCGCCAACAGCAGTGGCCGATGGTG GGGCATCGTGAACGTAGCCTCCTCTACGAACCTGCTGACCGACTCCAAGAGTCTGCAGCTGGTACTCGAGCCCAGTCTGCAGCTGCTGAGCCGCAAGCAGCGGCGGCTGATCCGCCAGAACCCGGGGATACTGCACAGCGTGAGCGGGGGGCTGCAGAGCGCTGTGCGAGAGTGCAAGTGGCAGTTCCGGAACCGCCGCTGGAACTGTCCCACGGCTTCGGGGCCCCACCTCTTCGGCAAGATCGTCAACCGAG GCTGTCGGGAAACAGCATTTATCTTCGCCATCACCTCGGCCGGGGTCACCCACTCGGTGGCGCGCTCCTGCTCAGAGGGCTCCATCGAATCCTGCACGTGCGACTATCGGCGACGCGGTCCTGGGGGCCCCGATTGGCACTGGGGGGGCTGCAGCGACAACATCGACTTCGGCCGCCTCTTCGGCCGGGAGTTTGTGGACTCCGGAGAGAAGGGGCGGGACCTTCGCTTCCTCATGAACCTTCACAACAATGAGGCGGGGCGCACG ACCGTGTTCTCCGAGATGCGCCAGGAGTGCAAGTGCCACGGGATGTCGGGCTCATGCACGGTGCGCACGTGCTGGATGCGGCTGCCCACGCTGCGCGCAGTGGGCGACGTGCTGCGGGACCGCTTCGACGGTGCCTCGCGCGTCCTCTACGGCAACCGCGGCAACAACCGTGCATCGCGGGCTGAACTGCTGCGCCTGGAGCCGGAGGACCCGGCTCACAAGCCTCCCTCGCCCCACGACCTCGTCTACTTCGAGAAATCGCCCAACTTCTGCACGTACAGCGGACGCCTGGGTACCGCGGGCACGGCGGGGCGCGCCTGCAATAGCTCGTCGCCCGCGCTGGATGGCTGTGAGCTGCTCTGCTGTGGCCGGGGCCACCGCACGCGCACGCAGCGCGTCACCGAGCGCTGCAACTGCACCTTCCACTGGTGCTGCCACGTCAGCTGCCGCAACTGCACGCACACGCGCATACTGCACGAGTGCCTGTGA